A section of the Arcobacter roscoffensis genome encodes:
- the kdsB gene encoding 3-deoxy-manno-octulosonate cytidylyltransferase, with protein MIIIPARLNSSRFENKILVDIMGLPMVIKTAKQVSTLDTVVIATDSQEVIDLAKEHGFDAVMTSSEHQSGTDRINEAVNKLNLDENEVIVNVQADEPFIETQVVEAVINRVKDVIENNEDIMITSCYKKISSELADDPNHVKVVLDELENAIYFSRAKVPYHRDHYDNSSYYGHLGIYGFTKKSLNAFCELNPSKLEAVEKLEQLRAIDNGNKIAMVQVESKSFGIDTQEDLNNALKIFNK; from the coding sequence ATGATTATTATACCTGCAAGATTAAACTCTAGTAGATTTGAAAATAAAATATTAGTTGATATTATGGGCTTACCTATGGTTATAAAGACTGCAAAGCAAGTAAGTACATTAGACACGGTTGTAATTGCAACTGATTCACAAGAAGTAATTGATCTTGCAAAAGAGCATGGATTTGATGCTGTTATGACATCAAGTGAGCATCAAAGTGGAACAGATAGAATTAATGAAGCTGTAAATAAACTAAATTTAGATGAGAATGAAGTAATTGTAAATGTTCAAGCAGATGAACCTTTTATTGAAACACAAGTTGTAGAAGCTGTAATTAATAGAGTAAAAGATGTAATTGAAAATAATGAAGACATTATGATTACTTCTTGTTATAAAAAAATCAGTTCAGAACTTGCAGATGATCCAAATCATGTAAAAGTTGTATTAGATGAGTTAGAAAATGCAATATATTTCTCAAGAGCAAAAGTTCCATATCACAGAGATCACTATGATAACTCTAGTTACTATGGACATTTAGGTATTTATGGATTTACAAAGAAATCTTTAAATGCATTTTGTGAATTAAATCCATCAAAACTTGAAGCAGTAGAAAAGTTAGAGCAGTTAAGAGCAATAGATAATGGTAATAAAATTGCAATGGTTCAAGTTGAGTCTAAATCTTTTGGTATTGATACACAAGAAGATTTAAACAATGCACTTAAAATATTTAATAAATAA
- the polA gene encoding DNA polymerase I, translating to MKKTITVIDTFGFLFRSYYALPPLKSKTGFPTGLLTGFMNFVSNIGKDFQTDYLVFALDAKGDTFRSEIYPEYKSHRPDVPQDLLAQLPVAIDWIEKMGFKTAIRTGFEADDIIASIAHDAKQKDLEVRIVSHDKDLYQLIEDDSIYLFDPIKKVVINEENCYSKYGVRPNQFTDYQSLLGDSADNVPGVKGVGAKTAEALIKEYGTLDNIYANLENIEKKRWKTLLTDGKEMAFVSKQLVTLSQDCHCIDNLEEFNLPEENPILKIAHILDEYDMNRIIDRVNKNGLNYKTKIPEPKVKENYEYVLLDNEDKLFEVINSIPKDTIVAFDTETTDVDAKNAKIVGFSFAYETNKAYYVPISHFYLGVGEQISLEASKKAIEKLNDFKLVLQNYKYDYVIVKENLGIQLSLYADTMILSWLLNTAEKIGLDYQVDKYFDHKMIAYKDVVKKGENFSNVNINEACNYAAEDALMTLKLFNKQLELFKDEENTELLDIAFKYEFDFIKVLANMEDNGIKIDSDVLKELKEKNSIHINELTIKIYELAGTEFNINSPKQLGVILFETLELPVIKKTKSGYSTNEVVLHKLEDQHAIVPLLLEYREAYKLQSTYLEPLFKLALENKDSKIHTSFLHTGTATGRLSSKNPNLQNIPVRSKVGKQIRKAFIPQDGYKLVGIDYSQIELRLLAHFSEDEALVEAFSHNLDIHRQTAVKIFGEEEADAKRSIAKSINFGLLYGMGSKKLGDTLGIPSKEAKVYIESYFEAFKDVKDYLKSIEDFAYENGFVETLVKRKRLFDFNSANGMQKAAYLRESVNTLFQGSAADLIKLSMLEIFKKYESNEDIRMLLQIHDELIFEIKEEKIEKITSDLEQIMENIYKLKIPLKVSVCVGESWQDLK from the coding sequence ATGAAAAAAACTATTACTGTTATTGATACATTTGGATTTTTATTTAGATCTTATTATGCTTTACCCCCTTTAAAATCGAAAACTGGTTTTCCAACAGGACTTTTAACTGGTTTTATGAATTTTGTTTCAAATATAGGTAAAGATTTTCAAACAGACTACTTAGTTTTCGCTCTTGATGCTAAAGGTGATACCTTTAGAAGTGAAATATACCCTGAATATAAGTCACATAGACCTGATGTACCACAAGACTTATTAGCGCAACTTCCTGTTGCAATTGATTGGATTGAAAAGATGGGCTTTAAAACTGCCATTAGAACAGGTTTTGAAGCAGATGATATTATTGCTTCTATTGCTCATGATGCAAAACAAAAAGATTTAGAAGTTAGAATTGTCTCTCACGATAAAGATTTATACCAACTAATAGAAGATGATTCTATTTATCTTTTTGACCCTATTAAAAAAGTTGTTATAAACGAAGAAAACTGTTATTCAAAATATGGTGTTAGACCTAATCAATTTACAGATTATCAATCACTATTAGGTGATAGTGCCGATAATGTTCCAGGAGTTAAAGGAGTAGGTGCTAAAACAGCAGAAGCTTTAATAAAAGAGTATGGAACACTAGATAATATTTATGCTAATTTAGAAAACATTGAAAAGAAAAGATGGAAAACACTTCTTACTGATGGAAAAGAAATGGCATTTGTATCAAAGCAATTAGTTACACTTAGTCAAGATTGCCATTGTATTGACAATCTTGAAGAGTTTAACTTACCAGAAGAAAATCCGATTTTAAAAATAGCTCATATTTTAGATGAATATGATATGAATAGAATTATTGATAGAGTAAATAAAAATGGCTTAAACTACAAAACTAAAATACCAGAACCAAAAGTAAAAGAAAACTATGAATATGTTTTATTAGATAATGAAGATAAACTTTTTGAAGTAATTAACTCAATACCTAAAGATACAATTGTAGCTTTTGATACAGAAACAACAGATGTAGATGCTAAAAATGCAAAAATTGTAGGTTTTTCTTTTGCATATGAAACAAACAAAGCTTATTATGTACCTATTTCACACTTTTATTTAGGGGTAGGGGAGCAAATAAGTTTAGAAGCTTCAAAAAAAGCTATTGAAAAACTTAATGACTTTAAACTTGTTTTACAAAACTACAAATATGATTATGTAATCGTAAAAGAAAATTTAGGAATACAATTAAGCCTTTATGCTGATACTATGATTTTATCATGGCTTTTAAATACTGCTGAAAAGATAGGGCTTGATTATCAAGTTGATAAATATTTTGATCACAAGATGATAGCTTATAAAGATGTTGTAAAAAAAGGTGAAAACTTCTCAAATGTAAATATAAATGAAGCTTGTAATTATGCAGCTGAAGATGCACTTATGACTTTAAAACTATTTAATAAACAACTAGAATTATTTAAAGATGAAGAAAATACTGAACTTTTAGATATTGCTTTTAAGTATGAATTTGATTTCATAAAAGTATTAGCAAATATGGAAGACAATGGTATTAAAATTGACTCAGACGTTCTAAAAGAGTTAAAAGAGAAAAATAGTATACACATTAATGAATTAACTATAAAAATATATGAATTAGCTGGTACTGAATTTAATATAAACTCTCCAAAACAATTAGGTGTAATATTATTTGAAACATTAGAGCTACCAGTAATTAAAAAAACAAAATCAGGATACAGCACAAATGAAGTAGTTTTACATAAACTAGAAGACCAACATGCTATTGTTCCATTACTTTTAGAGTATAGAGAAGCATATAAACTACAATCAACATATTTAGAACCACTTTTTAAACTTGCATTAGAAAATAAAGATAGTAAAATTCATACTTCATTTTTACATACAGGAACAGCAACAGGAAGATTAAGTTCAAAAAATCCAAATTTACAAAATATTCCTGTAAGAAGTAAAGTAGGTAAGCAAATAAGAAAAGCATTTATTCCTCAAGATGGTTACAAATTAGTAGGTATTGATTATTCTCAAATTGAACTAAGACTTCTTGCCCACTTTAGTGAAGATGAAGCCTTAGTAGAAGCTTTTAGTCATAACTTAGATATTCATAGACAAACAGCTGTTAAAATTTTTGGTGAAGAAGAAGCTGATGCAAAAAGATCAATTGCTAAATCAATTAACTTTGGATTACTATATGGAATGGGAAGTAAAAAACTAGGTGATACTTTAGGAATTCCATCAAAAGAAGCAAAAGTATATATCGAATCATATTTTGAAGCTTTTAAAGATGTAAAAGACTATTTAAAATCAATAGAAGATTTTGCATATGAAAATGGTTTTGTTGAAACTTTAGTTAAAAGAAAAAGACTTTTTGATTTTAATTCAGCAAATGGAATGCAAAAAGCTGCTTATTTAAGGGAGTCTGTAAATACACTTTTTCAAGGAAGTGCAGCAGATTTAATTAAATTATCAATGCTTGAAATATTTAAAAAATATGAAAGTAATGAAGACATACGAATGTTATTACAGATACATGATGAACTTATTTTTGAAATAAAAGAAGAGAAAATAGAAAAAATAACTTCAGATTTAGAACAAATCATGGAAAATATTTACAAATTAAAAATACCTCTAAAAGTGTCAGTATGCGTTGGGGAGTCGTGGCAAGACTTGAAATAA
- a CDS encoding response regulator transcription factor produces MLKTVRNIRKLYNAKLLFISADENVHQTIENEFDDYFKELKIAKNLIEAIKLATSSTYDMAVIDTNIEGVSFSELCTELSEVAPTLPKIVISDSDENENIVTAINNGAYTFLSKPLRAKDIKLAVIMCLNQTKRGDKIEFDHGIYFDEYRDQFFKAGGVLIEFTRLEKSFLKLLIAKRNEVVDYDMIKEVVWKGKDMSIYTMRNIVNKVRQKTYYEIVKNHSNKGYTIDNLKK; encoded by the coding sequence ATGTTAAAGACAGTAAGAAATATAAGAAAACTATACAACGCTAAGTTACTTTTTATTAGTGCTGATGAAAATGTACATCAGACTATAGAAAATGAATTTGATGATTATTTCAAAGAATTGAAAATTGCGAAAAATTTAATTGAAGCTATAAAGTTAGCTACTTCGAGTACTTATGATATGGCTGTTATTGATACAAATATTGAAGGTGTATCTTTCTCTGAACTTTGTACTGAGTTATCAGAGGTTGCACCTACTTTACCAAAGATTGTAATTTCTGATTCTGATGAAAATGAAAACATTGTTACAGCTATTAATAATGGTGCCTATACTTTTTTATCTAAGCCTTTAAGAGCAAAAGATATTAAATTAGCAGTTATTATGTGTCTTAACCAAACAAAAAGAGGGGATAAAATAGAGTTTGATCATGGTATTTATTTTGATGAATATAGAGATCAATTCTTTAAAGCTGGTGGAGTTCTAATTGAATTTACTAGACTTGAAAAGTCATTCTTAAAACTTTTGATTGCTAAAAGAAATGAAGTCGTTGATTATGATATGATAAAAGAAGTTGTTTGGAAAGGTAAAGATATGTCTATTTACACTATGAGAAATATTGTAAATAAAGTTAGACAAAAAACTTATTATGAAATAGTAAAAAATCACTCTAACAAGGGTTACACAATAGATAATCTTAAAAAATAA
- the lgt gene encoding prolipoprotein diacylglyceryl transferase has translation MQEWQNIYSNFDPVAFNVAGISVHWYGIMYALALLSAIFVAKWFIKRDKLSISNDLFDSYIWWVEIGVILGARLGYILFYDPNTSYYLTHPWQIFNPFANGEFVGIAGMSYHGAFIGFIIASYLFTRRNKVSFWFLADISVLGISAAYVFGRIGNFVNQELVGRATDVPWGIYVDGVLRHPSQLYEAFLEGIVVFAILVYFRNRKSFDGQLALMYGVLYSIMRIIAEFYRQPDVQLGFIYSNWLTMGMLISGLFTLICIVIYVVLKRDNLNIK, from the coding sequence ATGCAAGAGTGGCAAAACATATACTCAAATTTTGACCCTGTAGCATTTAATGTTGCAGGGATTTCTGTACACTGGTATGGAATAATGTATGCCCTTGCTCTACTTTCAGCTATTTTTGTGGCTAAGTGGTTTATTAAAAGAGATAAGCTTTCTATATCAAATGATCTTTTTGATTCATATATTTGGTGGGTAGAAATAGGTGTTATTTTAGGTGCTAGACTAGGCTATATTTTATTTTATGACCCAAATACTTCATATTACTTAACTCATCCATGGCAAATTTTTAACCCCTTTGCTAATGGTGAATTTGTGGGAATTGCTGGTATGAGTTATCATGGTGCATTTATAGGATTTATCATTGCTTCTTATTTATTTACAAGAAGAAACAAAGTGTCTTTTTGGTTTTTAGCTGATATTTCTGTATTGGGTATTTCAGCTGCTTATGTATTTGGAAGAATTGGGAATTTTGTAAATCAAGAGTTAGTGGGAAGAGCTACTGATGTTCCTTGGGGTATTTATGTAGATGGTGTTTTAAGACATCCTTCTCAGTTATATGAAGCATTCTTAGAGGGAATTGTTGTATTTGCTATTTTAGTTTATTTTAGAAATAGAAAATCATTTGATGGGCAACTAGCCTTGATGTATGGAGTTCTTTACTCTATTATGAGAATTATAGCAGAGTTTTATAGACAGCCTGATGTTCAGTTAGGTTTCATATATAGCAATTGGCTAACTATGGGAATGCTTATTTCAGGTTTATTTACACTGATTTGTATAGTTATTTATGTAGTTTTAAAAAGAGACAATTTAAATATTAAATAA
- a CDS encoding (Fe-S)-binding protein, which translates to MSKINKFNYNAIADDCVKCGKCKPVCTIFNINQDEATSPRGFIDLLGAYEDGNLELDQNAKDIFESCFLCTNCVEACPNDLPTDMVIEQVRSDIAKKYGIAWYKRFFFYLLRHRKTMDLLSSLGWMFQTCALKIDKAKESALPRFSLPIVKKDRALPFADMRSFLRKYPENIFAKHKKQEENKKGKVAIFIGCMSNYTYTATGDSLVKILKKLELDIFIPKKQKCCGAPAYFTGAFDTVDYLTKYNIEYFESWIDEVDAIIIPEATCSAMINQDWEHYLHDQPEWKARAQKISKKVFMATKWLENNTELKDMLAKSDKKMEDVVTYHDPCHAKKMQGVWEEPRTLLKQNYVLTEMSDSNRCCGFGGVTMQTEKYEFAKAAGAPKAAMIKDTKAQIVSAECSACRMQITNSLHQADVQEVVFKNPIELIAEALD; encoded by the coding sequence GTGTCAAAAATTAATAAATTTAATTATAACGCAATCGCTGATGATTGTGTTAAGTGTGGTAAATGTAAACCTGTTTGTACTATTTTTAATATAAACCAAGATGAAGCAACAAGTCCAAGAGGATTTATTGATTTATTAGGTGCATATGAAGATGGTAATTTAGAGCTTGATCAAAATGCAAAAGATATTTTTGAATCATGTTTTTTATGTACAAACTGTGTTGAGGCATGTCCTAACGATTTACCTACGGATATGGTGATTGAACAAGTAAGAAGTGATATTGCAAAAAAATATGGTATTGCTTGGTATAAAAGATTTTTCTTTTATCTTTTAAGACATAGAAAAACTATGGACTTATTATCATCTTTAGGTTGGATGTTCCAAACATGTGCTTTAAAAATAGATAAAGCTAAAGAGTCTGCACTTCCTAGATTTTCACTTCCAATTGTAAAAAAAGATAGAGCTTTACCTTTTGCAGATATGAGAAGTTTCTTAAGAAAATATCCAGAGAATATTTTTGCAAAACATAAAAAGCAAGAAGAAAACAAAAAAGGAAAGGTTGCAATCTTTATTGGATGTATGAGTAATTATACTTATACTGCAACAGGGGATTCTTTAGTTAAGATTTTAAAGAAACTTGAGCTTGATATATTTATTCCAAAGAAACAAAAGTGTTGTGGTGCACCTGCATATTTTACAGGAGCATTTGATACAGTTGATTATTTAACTAAATATAATATTGAGTACTTTGAATCATGGATTGATGAAGTCGATGCAATTATTATTCCTGAAGCAACTTGTTCTGCAATGATTAATCAAGATTGGGAACATTACTTACATGATCAACCTGAATGGAAAGCAAGAGCACAAAAGATTTCTAAAAAAGTATTTATGGCTACTAAGTGGTTAGAAAACAATACAGAACTTAAAGATATGCTTGCTAAATCTGACAAAAAAATGGAAGATGTTGTAACTTATCATGATCCTTGTCATGCTAAAAAGATGCAAGGTGTATGGGAAGAACCAAGAACTTTATTAAAACAAAATTATGTTTTAACTGAAATGAGTGATTCAAATAGATGTTGTGGATTTGGTGGTGTTACTATGCAAACTGAAAAATATGAGTTTGCAAAAGCAGCAGGCGCTCCAAAAGCAGCAATGATTAAAGATACAAAAGCTCAAATCGTAAGTGCTGAGTGTAGTGCATGTAGAATGCAAATAACAAACTCTTTACATCAAGCAGATGTACAAGAAGTAGTATTTAAAAACCCAATTGAGTTAATCGCTGAGGCATTAGACTAG
- a CDS encoding glycerophosphodiester phosphodiesterase, whose translation MNFLENFKNKNLIIAHRGFRDFYVENSLDALINSSKNSDFIELDIQFTKDYTAIIHHDETLERMSNIHMYQNYKDLKPWYIKDFNYKEIENLDIKGTNISTLEEFLEIAKKKDIYFNLEIKQMSKDTNKIEAIDIIINLIEKYDCSKYVLFSSFNHEYLKLINKYNKKYSIAVLDENIKREKLLSYLKDLNAQTYNINKELVDETLIRKLKKEGIETLVYTINDKKIIDKLFKKGVKGVFTDYPYE comes from the coding sequence ATGAATTTTTTAGAAAATTTTAAAAATAAAAACTTGATAATAGCTCATAGAGGCTTTAGAGATTTTTATGTTGAAAACTCATTAGATGCACTAATAAACTCCTCAAAAAATAGTGATTTTATTGAACTTGATATTCAATTTACAAAAGATTACACTGCTATCATTCATCATGATGAAACCTTGGAGAGAATGTCTAATATACATATGTATCAAAATTATAAGGATTTAAAACCTTGGTATATAAAAGATTTTAATTATAAAGAAATAGAAAACTTAGATATAAAAGGTACTAACATTTCAACTCTAGAAGAGTTTTTAGAAATTGCTAAAAAAAAAGATATATATTTTAATCTAGAAATAAAACAAATGTCAAAAGATACAAATAAAATAGAAGCAATTGATATTATAATAAATCTTATTGAAAAATATGATTGTTCTAAATATGTACTTTTTTCATCTTTTAATCATGAGTATTTAAAGCTTATCAATAAATATAATAAAAAGTATTCAATTGCTGTACTTGATGAAAATATAAAAAGAGAAAAACTTCTTTCATATCTAAAAGATTTAAATGCTCAAACCTACAATATAAATAAAGAATTAGTAGATGAAACCCTTATTAGAAAATTAAAAAAAGAAGGAATTGAAACTTTAGTTTACACAATAAATGATAAAAAGATTATTGACAAGTTATTTAAAAAAGGAGTTAAGGGAGTCTTTACAGACTACCCTTATGAATGA
- the hemN gene encoding oxygen-independent coproporphyrinogen III oxidase codes for MIDFSKFKKYSRPGPRYTSYPTAPEFSEEFTQDDLKEYYSNQSDDRAISLYIHMPFCRSACYFCGCNTIFTSKEDKKVRYIQYLKKELSILKNHLNTKREVTQMHFGGGTPTFFSPSQLEEVINAVKEIFPNFSDDAEVSCEVDPRFFTQEHMDVLKAGGCNRLSFGVQDLDETVQKTIHRIQPFELTQNVIKIAREAGIHSVNTDLIYGLPHQTRESFKKTLEKMITLDTDRFAVFNYAHVPWLMKTMRKFDETTFPQPEEKLEMLKDTIDFFTSNGYKMVGMDHFAKPEDELFKAIEKGELHRNFQGYTTKGGADLIGIGLTSIGNGVDYYSQNFKDIPSYEQALDNGDLPVFKGYRLSDDDQLRQFVIMELMSNFSLNIKRVENEFNVNFNEYFNDAIEALEEFVQAQLVEITEDKIQVSQTGTMLIRNICMPFDAYLNKIPEDKRRFSKTI; via the coding sequence ATGATTGATTTTTCTAAATTTAAAAAGTATTCAAGACCAGGACCTAGATATACTTCATATCCTACGGCTCCTGAGTTTAGTGAAGAGTTTACTCAAGATGATTTAAAAGAGTACTACTCTAATCAAAGTGATGATAGAGCAATATCTTTATATATACATATGCCATTTTGTAGAAGTGCTTGTTATTTTTGTGGATGTAATACTATTTTTACATCTAAAGAGGATAAAAAAGTAAGATATATACAGTACTTAAAAAAAGAACTTAGTATCTTAAAAAATCACCTTAATACAAAAAGAGAAGTAACTCAAATGCATTTTGGAGGAGGAACTCCTACTTTTTTCTCTCCTTCTCAACTTGAAGAAGTAATAAATGCAGTAAAAGAGATATTTCCAAATTTTTCAGATGATGCAGAAGTTTCATGTGAAGTTGACCCAAGATTTTTTACACAAGAGCATATGGATGTATTAAAAGCTGGTGGTTGTAATAGATTAAGTTTTGGTGTACAAGATTTGGATGAGACTGTTCAAAAAACAATTCATAGAATTCAACCTTTTGAATTGACTCAAAATGTAATTAAAATTGCAAGAGAAGCTGGAATTCATTCTGTTAACACAGATTTAATTTATGGACTTCCTCATCAAACAAGAGAGAGTTTTAAAAAGACTTTAGAGAAGATGATTACTTTAGATACTGATAGATTTGCAGTATTTAATTATGCTCATGTTCCTTGGTTAATGAAGACTATGAGAAAGTTTGATGAGACTACTTTCCCACAACCAGAAGAAAAATTAGAAATGCTAAAAGACACAATTGATTTCTTTACATCAAATGGCTATAAAATGGTTGGTATGGATCACTTCGCAAAACCAGAGGATGAACTATTTAAGGCTATTGAAAAAGGTGAGTTACATAGAAACTTCCAAGGATATACTACAAAAGGTGGAGCTGATTTAATTGGAATTGGTTTAACATCTATTGGAAATGGAGTTGATTACTACTCTCAAAACTTTAAAGATATTCCATCATATGAACAAGCTTTAGATAATGGAGACTTACCAGTATTTAAAGGTTATAGATTATCTGATGATGATCAGTTAAGACAATTTGTAATTATGGAGCTTATGAGTAATTTCTCTTTAAATATCAAAAGAGTTGAAAATGAGTTCAATGTTAATTTTAATGAGTATTTTAATGATGCAATTGAAGCTTTAGAAGAGTTTGTTCAAGCTCAACTTGTTGAAATTACAGAAGATAAAATTCAAGTAAGCCAAACAGGAACAATGTTAATTAGAAATATTTGTATGCCTTTTGATGCTTATTTAAATAAAATACCAGAAGATAAAAGAAGATTCTCAAAAACTATTTAG
- the argF gene encoding ornithine carbamoyltransferase, producing MRHFLTLADYTKDEILEILDLAKQIKEETKRREFKDYMPKQTLGMIFEKSSTRTRVSFETGIYQLGGVGLFLSSNDIQLGRGEPMSDTSRVISRMVDMVMIRTFEQSKLEEFAHHSKVPVINGLTNEYHPVQLMADYMTIQEAGLEENLVVAYVGDGNNLAHSWLNMAAKLGFELRIATPKGYEVDEKILEVALEAAKESGAKIVISNDPKAAVKDATVVTTDTWVSMGQEDEKEQKVKEFEGYMVDNAMMNIADDKAIFLHCLPAYRGYEVSEEVFESEKSLVFQEAENRLHAQKGVMVWLDKQRNV from the coding sequence ATGAGACATTTCTTAACATTAGCAGACTACACTAAGGATGAAATCCTAGAAATTCTTGATTTGGCTAAACAAATCAAAGAAGAGACAAAAAGAAGAGAGTTTAAAGATTATATGCCAAAACAAACTTTGGGTATGATTTTTGAGAAAAGTTCTACTAGAACAAGAGTCTCTTTTGAAACAGGTATTTATCAACTAGGTGGTGTAGGATTATTTCTTTCATCAAATGATATTCAATTAGGTAGAGGCGAGCCTATGAGCGATACTTCAAGAGTGATATCTAGAATGGTTGATATGGTAATGATTAGAACATTTGAACAAAGTAAACTTGAAGAGTTTGCACATCATTCAAAGGTTCCTGTAATTAATGGACTTACAAATGAGTATCACCCAGTACAATTAATGGCTGATTACATGACTATTCAAGAAGCAGGATTAGAAGAAAATCTTGTTGTTGCTTATGTTGGTGATGGTAATAATCTTGCGCATTCATGGCTAAATATGGCTGCAAAACTAGGTTTTGAACTTAGAATTGCTACACCAAAAGGTTATGAAGTTGATGAAAAGATTTTAGAAGTTGCATTAGAAGCTGCAAAAGAGTCTGGTGCTAAGATTGTTATTAGCAATGACCCTAAAGCAGCTGTAAAAGATGCAACTGTTGTTACTACTGATACTTGGGTTTCTATGGGTCAAGAAGATGAAAAGGAACAAAAAGTAAAAGAGTTTGAAGGTTACATGGTAGATAATGCAATGATGAATATTGCTGATGATAAAGCAATTTTCTTACACTGTTTACCTGCTTATAGAGGTTATGAAGTAAGTGAAGAAGTATTTGAATCTGAAAAAAGTTTAGTATTCCAAGAAGCTGAAAACAGGCTACATGCACAAAAAGGTGTAATGGTTTGGCTAGATAAACAAAGAAACGTTTAA
- the hemB gene encoding porphobilinogen synthase, translating into MFKRFRRLRINETLRGLVEETKLSTDDFIYPLFVREGEGIKTEVSSMPGVFQMSIDEILKECEYLISINLKSIILFAIPDTKDSVGSECLCDESIIARTIRAIKEKFPEMFIVTDLCFCEYTDHGHCGILDPKTQTVDNDKTLEISAQQVIVHAKAGVDMIAPSGMMDGIIGTLRKALDENGYENLPIMAYSTKFASAYYGPFRDVAESTPSFGDRRTYQMNPANRLEAIEESLEDEKQGADILMVKPALSYMDVIRDIRNNSNTPLCVYNVSGEYAMLKHAGAAGLIDYERVMMETLLSFKRAGANLIITYHAKEACELLLQK; encoded by the coding sequence ATGTTTAAACGATTTAGAAGACTAAGAATAAATGAAACTTTAAGAGGTTTAGTAGAAGAAACAAAGCTTTCAACTGATGATTTTATATATCCATTATTTGTAAGAGAAGGCGAAGGAATTAAAACAGAAGTTTCATCAATGCCAGGTGTATTTCAAATGTCAATTGATGAGATTTTAAAAGAGTGTGAGTACTTAATAAGTATTAATCTAAAATCTATAATATTATTTGCAATTCCTGATACTAAAGATTCTGTGGGAAGTGAGTGTTTATGTGATGAGAGTATTATAGCAAGAACTATAAGAGCAATAAAAGAGAAATTCCCTGAAATGTTTATTGTTACAGACTTATGTTTTTGTGAGTATACAGATCATGGACATTGTGGGATTTTAGATCCAAAGACTCAAACAGTTGATAACGATAAAACATTAGAAATATCAGCACAACAAGTAATAGTACATGCAAAAGCAGGCGTTGATATGATAGCACCATCTGGAATGATGGATGGAATTATTGGTACATTAAGAAAAGCATTAGACGAAAATGGTTATGAAAATTTACCAATTATGGCATATTCAACTAAGTTTGCAAGTGCATATTATGGACCTTTTAGAGATGTTGCTGAATCAACACCTTCATTTGGAGATAGAAGAACTTATCAAATGAATCCTGCTAATAGATTAGAAGCTATTGAAGAGTCACTTGAAGATGAGAAACAAGGGGCAGATATACTTATGGTAAAACCAGCTCTATCTTACATGGATGTTATTAGAGATATTAGAAATAATTCAAATACACCACTTTGTGTTTATAATGTAAGTGGTGAGTATGCTATGCTTAAACATGCTGGGGCTGCTGGACTTATTGATTATGAAAGAGTAATGATGGAAACACTTCTTTCATTTAAAAGAGCTGGTGCAAACTTAATTATCACATACCACGCAAAAGAAGCTTGTGAGCTTTTACTTCAAAAGTAA